From one candidate division WOR-3 bacterium genomic stretch:
- a CDS encoding TfoX/Sxy family protein, with protein MATDKDFIEYITDQMAEAGKITYRKMFGEYAVYLNGKVVALVCDNKLFVKPTEGGGKFIGNVVEAPAYPGAKMSFLIEEGFEDTAWLSELMRITAENLPEPKNKKKGTKNRGKGEKKDRR; from the coding sequence ATGGCAACAGACAAGGATTTCATCGAGTACATAACCGACCAGATGGCTGAAGCTGGTAAGATAACATACAGGAAAATGTTCGGGGAATACGCCGTATATCTCAATGGTAAAGTAGTAGCCCTGGTCTGCGACAACAAACTGTTCGTTAAACCGACAGAAGGCGGTGGAAAATTTATCGGCAATGTCGTTGAAGCTCCGGCTTACCCTGGAGCTAAAATGAGTTTTTTGATCGAAGAAGGATTTGAAGACACTGCATGGTTGAGCGAGCTCATGAGGATTACAGCTGAAAATCTCCCTGAACCTAAAAATAAGAAAAAAGGAACGAAGAATAGAGGAAAGGGTGAAAAAAAGGACAGGAGGTAA
- a CDS encoding flavin reductase has protein sequence MFPWKELITAIPSAVFLVTSYKDNGRPNACLQSWSTFFSDKGEFLCIFGHVNKSGHMYRSLINTKECVINFPSSEIFDKCLKTIKNNEFEDDEITKSGLTIEKSKTVNAPRVAECFLSLECEFLWEKDTFSDGKGASICVRVKHIAMDKEYFDEGKKGRYGKTGYIYNINEPLNPLSGQTDGFWLGVIDKFRTQE, from the coding sequence ATGTTCCCCTGGAAAGAACTCATCACGGCTATTCCTTCTGCTGTCTTTCTCGTGACTTCATACAAAGACAACGGCAGACCCAACGCCTGCCTTCAGTCGTGGTCGACGTTCTTTTCCGACAAAGGCGAATTTTTGTGCATATTCGGTCACGTCAATAAATCAGGTCATATGTACAGAAGCCTTATCAACACAAAAGAATGCGTGATTAACTTTCCTTCTTCTGAAATATTCGACAAATGTCTGAAGACGATAAAGAACAATGAATTTGAAGACGACGAGATAACAAAATCGGGTTTGACGATCGAAAAGTCTAAAACGGTTAATGCTCCAAGGGTTGCCGAGTGTTTTCTAAGCCTTGAGTGTGAATTTCTTTGGGAGAAGGATACCTTTTCCGACGGCAAAGGCGCATCTATCTGCGTCCGGGTCAAACACATCGCAATGGATAAAGAGTATTTTGACGAAGGCAAAAAGGGAAGATACGGCAAGACAGGATACATTTACAATATAAACGAACCTCTGAATCCCTTATCCGGTCAGACAGACGGTTTCTGGCTTGGTGTGATAGATAAGTTCAGAACACAGGAATAA